A single region of the Plasmodium malariae genome assembly, chromosome: 7 genome encodes:
- the PmUG01_07010400 gene encoding fam-l protein, with the protein MEKNIKSLLFINVASFIFLICIWNFTNDMCLLNKCLDEYRNHDKKLCRKTFRLLANCKGDNYSAMIGLKKEMPNNTVKEKKDIYIYENESKKEMKQTNRNLLSTYVENKQDMKNKSCIFETRKYSRLEKKIFKELDYEYFLKNNRTISDKLYKKIMRKKCGKRFSLPLLLLSLLLVSLILDLSCGFGLVRGLYEVIFHFSSPVSTTFGTRVNIVISPIIRSLYDSLTNSPFKWLFDNIVYIEEKKRHVNYCVSNFFSFIIYVIPFIILGVTLILALVYYHKKVKKFEKIKFRKR; encoded by the exons atggaaaaaaatattaagtcactcttatttattaatgttgcttcttttatctttttaatttgtatatgGAATTTCACCAATGATAtg TGTTTGCTTAATAAATGTTTGGATGAGTACCGTAAtcatgataaaaaattatgtagaAAAACATTCCGATTACTAGCAAACTGTAAAGGAGATAATTATTCAGCTATGATaggattaaaaaaagagatgCCAAATAATACtgtgaaggaaaaaaaggacaTCTATATTTATGAGAATGAATctaaaaaggaaatgaaaCAAACAAATAGAAATTTATTAAGTACATATGTAGAGAACAAACaagatatgaaaaataaatcatgtatatttgaaacaagaaaatattctcgtttggaaaaaaaaatattcaaagaacttgattatGAATATTTCCTTAAAAATAACAGAACTATTAGTGATAAgttgtacaaaaaaataatgagaaaaaaatgcGGAAAGCGATTTTCTTTacctttattattgttatcgTTATTATTAGTATCACTCATTTTAGATTTATCTTGTGGTTTTGGACTTGTACGAGGATTGTATGAggtaatatttcatttttcgtCTCCAGTTTCAACAACATTCGGGACTAGAGTAAATATAGTTATTTCTCCGATCATACGATCTTTATATGATTCTTTGACTAATTCTCCTTTTAAATGGTTGTTCGATAATATAGTGTATATAGAAGAGAAAAAGCGGCATGTGAACTATTGTgtatcaaattttttttccttcataatatatgtcataccatttattatattaggtGTCACACTCATATTAGCGCTagtttattatcataaaaaagttaaaaaatttgaaaaaattaagttcagaaaaagataa